The nucleotide sequence GTTCTGGGTGGCTGCCGTGGCGCTGCTGCTGTGCCTGGCGGTGCTGTCGGGCCAACTCACACCCTATCTGCTGCTGGCCCTGGTGTTTGCCAACGGCATCGGTCTGGCCATGCGCTGGCCGGTGTTTTCGGCGCTGATTCCCGAGCTGGTGCCCAAGCACCATCTGCCCTTTGCCATGGCGCTCAACGGCGTGGCCATGAATGCCTCGCGCATCATCGGCCCGCTGGTAGCGGGCGCCATCATTGCCAGCCTGGGCAGCGCCTGGGTGTTTGTGCTGAATGCGGCGCTGTCCATCATCTCGGGCTTTGTGCTGCTGCGCTGGAAGCGCCAGCAACCCGACAACCCGCTGGGCCGCGAGCGCCTGGGCTCGGCCATGCGCGTGGGCCTGCAATTCATCAAAGAGTCGCCGCGCATGCATGCCGTGCTGCTGCGCACCATCTGCTACTTTCTGCAGGCCGCCTCCATCATGGCGCTGCTGCCACTCACAGCCCAGCGCCTGGACCATGGCACAGCCGCCAGCGGCAGTGCAGGCACCTTCACAGTGCTGCTGGCATCCATGGGCGCAGGTGCGATTCTGGGCGCCATGCTGATGCCGCGCATACGCCAGATGCTGTCGGGCGAGCGCACGGTGCTGGCCGGCGTCGCCGCGCAAAGCCTGGCCACGCTCACTGTGGCCTTCGCCCCCCATATTGCCGTTGCCGTACTGGGCATGATGCTGTCTGGCGTGGCCCTGCTGGCCACGGCCAACACGCTGGGCGTGGCCGCGCAGATGGCGCTGCCCAACTGGGTGCGGGCACGCGGCATGTCGATTTATCAGATGTCCATCATGGGCAGCACGGCCATTGGCGCAGCCATCTGGGGCAAGCTGGCCAGCCTTGCCACGGTGCAGATTAGCATGGCCGTGGCCGCCATCAGCGGGCTGACCGCGCTGGTTATCGTGCAGCGTCTGAACCCTGACCGCGATATTGAAGAAGACCTGAGCCCCTCACGCGCCTTCCCGCCGCCTGCGCACAGCCAGCCCGAACAGGGCAGGGTGGTGGTAACCATCGAGTACGAAATCGACCCGGCCCGGGCCGATGCATTCCGCGAGCTGATGCAGCTGAGCCGGCGCAGCCGCCTGCGCCAAGGCGCGCTGTCCTGGAAGCTGCTGCACAGCATGAGCCACCCTGAGCGCTTTGTGGAGCAGATTACCGATGAGTCCTGGACCGAGCACCTGCGCCGCTTTGAGCGAGTGACCGCCGACGACGTGGCCCTGCGCGACCGCAAGCTGGCCTTTCACAAGGGCAAGGAGCCGCCCGCAGTGCAGCGCTTTTTTACGGATGCGGTCTGAAATAGAAGGAGCCGCTTGCGCTTGTCAGCTAACGGTTTCAGGCATGAATCACCTTGAAACCTTTGAACAACAAGTGCTAGCAGCTCCTGTTTTTGCAGTTCGATGAGCGCAAATTAGCGCAGATGCGGTGCCGACCCCGCCAGAGCCTTGGGCCAGAAAGCCCAGAGCTTGAGCGGCTGCTTGACGCGGCCCGCCACATCACCGGCCTCGGGGCCCCAGCCCATGAAATAGTCAGCGCGCACCGCGCCCAGAATGGCGCTGCCCGTGTCCTGCGCAAACACCAGGCGGTTCAGCGCAATCGTCGGGCCTGGGGTGGACAGCCAGACAGGCGTGCCGTAGGGAATGCTGTTGCGGTCCACGGCGATGGAGCGACCGGGCGTCAGCGCCACGCCCTGCGCGCCCTTGGGGCCGAACTGTGCGTCGAACTCGTTGAGTTCCTCTTCCTTGAAGAACACATAGCGCGGGTTGCTCCACAGCATCTCGTTCACACGGCCAGGGTTGGCCGCAATCCAGGCGCTGATGCCGGGCCAGGTCGCGTCGCGCACCAGGTTCTGGTCCAGCAGCCACTTGCCCACGCTCTTGTAAGGCTGGTCATTGGTGCCTGCAAAGGCCACACGAATCATGCGCTGCGTGCCATTGGCCTCAGTCAGCATCAGGCGGCCCGAGCCCTGAATGTGCAGCACCAGCATGTCCACCGGGTCACGCAGCCAGGCAATCACGCGGCCAGACAGCGCGGCCTGCGCGTCGGCATTGGTGTCGATCTGCTGGCGCGTGTACCAGGGCTTGCGTTTGCCAAAGCCCATGGGGGTCTGATAAATCGGCACATTGAAGCCATTGCCCTGCACGCGGCGCGCCTCGTACATGGGTTCGTAGTACGAGGTCAGCATGCCGTCCGGGCTGCCCGTGGTCGCCTCGATGCGGTAGGGCTGCAACTGGCTCATCATCCAGCTGCGCTGCTCATCCTCGCCCGCAATGCTCAGGCGACGCACATCGCTGCACAGGCTGGCAAATACGGTGCTGGGGCGCTCGCAGTTCTTGATCCAGGCGTTCCAGGCTTCGTTGAGCGAATCGGTGGAGACACCGGGTAAATCCCCCCAGTCCACCGGCACCCAGCGACTCTTTGTGGGTACATTGGCAGTGAACGGAGGTTTCTGGACAACGGCCCCGCCGCCATGGGGCTTGAGCTCCGGCACGGAAGAAGGATCGTTTTGCTGCTTGGTGGTGGTGCAAGCCACCAGGGTTCCGACAATCAGCGCCAGCGAAGCGCGGCGCAGGAGATGGACATTCATGGGTCTGATTTTGCTTGAAGCATTGCTGGCATTGGCAATTCTGGTCGCTATTGTGTGGTGGACCATGTTCTCAGGCCGTCAAAAGGGTGAGATCCCTTCCAACGCAAGGGCTCACTCCACAGACGAAAACACAGATTGACATCGCCTCTGTTGCCATTGCGCCAATCGATCCCTCCCTACAAGCCAGTTCGCTCTTGGCTGTAGTGACAAACTTTTGCATCCGCAATAGGCTGTACGAGTGCGTCCTACGTTTTTTACCCTTCCAGACGCAGTACGCTCACTGCCTTGCTGCTTTGACATCAAAGCGCGGCTATCAGACCCCAAGATTGGGGCAATCATCTAAGGAGTTTTCTATGCGCAAGCAAATGGCTGTGACGGCCGCTCTGGCCTCTGCCCTGTTGATCACTGGCTGTGCCACAACCGATGGCATGTCCGACACCACCCGTCGCACTGCCACCGGTGCAGGCATTGGTGCCCTTGGCGGTGCAGCCATCGGCGCCATCGCTGGCGGTCACGCAGGCTCTGGCGCCCTGATCGGCGCTGGCGTGGGCGCCCTGGGCTCCTACATCTGGTCCCAGAACCTGGAAAAGCAAAAGCGTGAAATGGAGGCCGCTACCCAGGGTACCGGCGTGGGCGTGAGCCAGACTGCCGACAACCAGCTGAAGCTGGACATCCCCAGCGACGTGTCCTTCGCGACCGGCAAGGCTGACATTCAGTCCAACTTCGCTCCTATCCTGGACCGTTTCGCTGAAGGCCTGCGCAACAACCCCAACGCAGAAGTGCGCGTCATCGGTCACACCGACAGCACGGGCTCTGACGCCATCAACGACCCCCTGTCGCTGCGCCGCGCTGAAGCCACCCGCAACTACCTGACAGCCCGTGGCGTCAACGGTGCCCGCGTGCAAGTTCAGGGCATGGGCTCGCGCCAGCCCGTGGCCTCCAACGACACCAACGAAGGCCGCGCCCGCAACCGCCGCGTGGAAATCTTCGTGGGCGAGCGCGCTCCCCAGCAAGCTCGTTAATCAGGTCTGACCTGAACAAAAAGCCTCGCATCGCGAGGCTTTTTTGCGTCTGAAACTGGCACACCCCATCGCCGCGATGGATACAACAGCTCCATGCACCGTCTCTTCCGCCAGAGACGCCAAGCAAGAGCCGCCTCGCGGCGAGGGCGTCGTCCCCCCTTGGGGGAAGGCGCGACAGCGCCTCAGGGGGTACGTAAAAGATTCGCCAGCTCCACCGCCGACTTGACCTGCATCTTGTCAAACACACGGGCACGGTGCACTTCCACCGTGCGCACGCTGATGTCGAGCTGATCGGCAATGAGCTTGTTGGGCACGCCCTCCACCACAAGCCGCATCACGTCTTTCTCACGGTCGGTCAGCTCATCCAGTCGTCCGCGCACGGCTTCGCGGGCACGGTCGCTGGCCAGATGCTGCGCTGATTTTTCCAGCGCCTGCTCGATGCGGTCCACCAGCACATTGTCCGAAAACGGTTTCTCGCAGAAGTCGAAAGCACCGCGCTTGACCGTGTCCACCGCCGTGGGAACGTCGGCATGGCCCGTCAAAAAGATCACGGGAATGGCATCGATTTCGCCGCGCTCCAGCATGCGGTTGAACAGCGACAGGCCGCTCATGCCCGTCATGCGCATGTCCAGCAACAGGCAGCTGGGGCGTCGCACCACTGGCGGCGTCTTGAGGACTGCGGCTTCGAAATCTTCTGCGCTGCTATAGCACTCACTCAGCAATCTGCGTGAACGCAGCAGCCATGCCAAGGCCTCTCGGACATCGGCATCGTCGTCCACGATATAGACGGTAGCGTCGGTTACGGGTTCCATGAAAACTCAGTTCTCCCTCGATTCCCTGTGGGCAGGCAATGTGAATAGGAATTGCGTGCCCGAAGGGCGGTGCGGGCGATAGTCGAGGTGACCACCATGTTGCTCCACCACGGTGCGGCACAGACTCAGGCCCAGGCCCATGCCTTCTGCGCGCGTGGTGAAAAAAGGAGTGAACAGCTGCAAGGCCACTTCCTCGGAAATGCCTGCTCCACAGTCCATGACGGAAAATTCTACCCAACGCTGGCCGCTCAGATCCTGTTGCCCTCGCTGAACGCTCAGGGTTAATACACGCTCTTTGATATCGGGCTGGTCCATGGCCTGCATTCCGTTGCGCGCCAGATTGAGCAGCACCTGCTCCACCATGGTCGGGTCGCACAGAACGCCGGGCAGGTCTTGTGCGACTTCTACCTGCACCTTGACGCGCAGCTTGTGCGCCTGCAATTGCACCAGTGGCATCACGGCATCAACCAGCTCGGCCGGAGCCACCACTTCGCGTGATTTGTCGCGCCTGCGCACAAAGTCGCGCACGCTTTTGATGACTCTGCCCGCCCTCTCGGCCTGATCGCCAATGCGCGTCATGGCCATGCTCAGGTCCTTGAGCTGGCGCTCTGCGCTGCCAGCACCCGCATCATGCTTGAGCATATTGAGCGAGCCCGTGGCGTAGCTGGAAATGGCCACCAGCGGCTGCGTCAGCTCATGGCTGAGCATGGAGGCCATCTCGCCCACCGTTGCAAGGCGCGCTGTGGCCTGCAGGCGCTCCTGCGAAGCGCGGGAGACTTCTTCCATGCGGCGCTGCTCGCTGATGTCGATGAACGCGCTCATCCAGCCGGTGTGCATGCCCTGGGCATTGATCAGCGGGGCTTCGAAAATCAGCACCGGGAAACGTGAGCCATCCTTGCGCATGAAGACGCTCTCATGCCCTTGCCGGGGCGGTGGCGATGCGCCAGACAGGCGGCTGTCACGGCGCTGGGTGTATTCCTCCGCCAGCTCCGGCGGCCAGTAAGGCGCCACGTTCAGCCCCAGAAGCTCGTCGGCGGAAAAACCCACCATATTGCAAAACGCCGGGTTCACATAGGTGATGCGGCCCTGCAGATCACGCGCGCGCATGCCGGTGACCAGAGAATCCTCCATG is from Comamonas fluminis and encodes:
- a CDS encoding MFS transporter — protein: MAHEDPPDRAAPSPVSEPGFAPEGKLLEDPSGMSSGGPQPASATPGVWTPLATPTFRMLWLIWMAANICMWMNDVAAAWLMTSLTTSPVLVALVQSASTMPVMLLALPSGALADILDRRRYFIVTQFWVAAVALLLCLAVLSGQLTPYLLLALVFANGIGLAMRWPVFSALIPELVPKHHLPFAMALNGVAMNASRIIGPLVAGAIIASLGSAWVFVLNAALSIISGFVLLRWKRQQPDNPLGRERLGSAMRVGLQFIKESPRMHAVLLRTICYFLQAASIMALLPLTAQRLDHGTAASGSAGTFTVLLASMGAGAILGAMLMPRIRQMLSGERTVLAGVAAQSLATLTVAFAPHIAVAVLGMMLSGVALLATANTLGVAAQMALPNWVRARGMSIYQMSIMGSTAIGAAIWGKLASLATVQISMAVAAISGLTALVIVQRLNPDRDIEEDLSPSRAFPPPAHSQPEQGRVVVTIEYEIDPARADAFRELMQLSRRSRLRQGALSWKLLHSMSHPERFVEQITDESWTEHLRRFERVTADDVALRDRKLAFHKGKEPPAVQRFFTDAV
- a CDS encoding response regulator transcription factor, with the translated sequence MEPVTDATVYIVDDDADVREALAWLLRSRRLLSECYSSAEDFEAAVLKTPPVVRRPSCLLLDMRMTGMSGLSLFNRMLERGEIDAIPVIFLTGHADVPTAVDTVKRGAFDFCEKPFSDNVLVDRIEQALEKSAQHLASDRAREAVRGRLDELTDREKDVMRLVVEGVPNKLIADQLDISVRTVEVHRARVFDKMQVKSAVELANLLRTP
- the mltA gene encoding murein transglycosylase A; protein product: MNVHLLRRASLALIVGTLVACTTTKQQNDPSSVPELKPHGGGAVVQKPPFTANVPTKSRWVPVDWGDLPGVSTDSLNEAWNAWIKNCERPSTVFASLCSDVRRLSIAGEDEQRSWMMSQLQPYRIEATTGSPDGMLTSYYEPMYEARRVQGNGFNVPIYQTPMGFGKRKPWYTRQQIDTNADAQAALSGRVIAWLRDPVDMLVLHIQGSGRLMLTEANGTQRMIRVAFAGTNDQPYKSVGKWLLDQNLVRDATWPGISAWIAANPGRVNEMLWSNPRYVFFKEEELNEFDAQFGPKGAQGVALTPGRSIAVDRNSIPYGTPVWLSTPGPTIALNRLVFAQDTGSAILGAVRADYFMGWGPEAGDVAGRVKQPLKLWAFWPKALAGSAPHLR
- a CDS encoding two-component system sensor histidine kinase NtrB — protein: MLVTMVWLAGRYEASQVQEKLERDTANAVGDVRAALSRNLQDLLALQAQGDGAGVWRQHAAELLQQRRELMRVEWRGMDMRLKAHAETPYRTVPWEDEKNGTDLHSAEVLTCTQARRVNGPSYSPSRFQLLGDGLGTETMLVCMPLTENGHVTGYLLGTYSLHGILVNHVGKALPRTQEVSFTEPDGTRLALVGAAWRGSRMFTAQQLLDLPGNTLVLRMDSWHHAPSVFPNVMTALVTAMSIALMSVLVVLVRDNRRRLSAERDLGDALAFRKAMEDSLVTGMRARDLQGRITYVNPAFCNMVGFSADELLGLNVAPYWPPELAEEYTQRRDSRLSGASPPPRQGHESVFMRKDGSRFPVLIFEAPLINAQGMHTGWMSAFIDISEQRRMEEVSRASQERLQATARLATVGEMASMLSHELTQPLVAISSYATGSLNMLKHDAGAGSAERQLKDLSMAMTRIGDQAERAGRVIKSVRDFVRRRDKSREVVAPAELVDAVMPLVQLQAHKLRVKVQVEVAQDLPGVLCDPTMVEQVLLNLARNGMQAMDQPDIKERVLTLSVQRGQQDLSGQRWVEFSVMDCGAGISEEVALQLFTPFFTTRAEGMGLGLSLCRTVVEQHGGHLDYRPHRPSGTQFLFTLPAHRESREN
- a CDS encoding OmpA family protein; the protein is MRKQMAVTAALASALLITGCATTDGMSDTTRRTATGAGIGALGGAAIGAIAGGHAGSGALIGAGVGALGSYIWSQNLEKQKREMEAATQGTGVGVSQTADNQLKLDIPSDVSFATGKADIQSNFAPILDRFAEGLRNNPNAEVRVIGHTDSTGSDAINDPLSLRRAEATRNYLTARGVNGARVQVQGMGSRQPVASNDTNEGRARNRRVEIFVGERAPQQAR